CAGGCTACAGTGAACTTCCCAGTCCTGGTCTTCACTACTTTATTTTTGTAGTTTTGCAGACCATTTTGTTTCAACTTATCGAACATCAAAGATAATAGCCACTTTCACTGAGCACACTGACTGTGCTTTAAATTAGTAACTAGCAGTCCTGGGCAGGATAGTCTTGCAAAGATCCTGCAAGGGTGCTGGGCTTGCTGAGCATAGGATTCTGGCTTCATTCCCACTCATACTCTGTCCAGTTATCTGCTAGCTGGGGCAGGAAACAgcttcagattcattcctggtaAGCAGGTGTGAGGTGAGGATgtttcccctccccgcccactcTCCCCTGGAAAATGTGTGCAGCAGTGCTAGAAGGGGGTGGAAATGTCTGATGATTGTAACTCATGAATGAGGTTAGCCAACCTTAACTAGCTGGTAGCCTTCAACAAATAGGCCCTTTGCATGTGCCATACATATTGGAACCACTTTGATTTACTGGATGATCTATAGCACTTGGGAGGGGTATAAGTATTGCTTATTAACAAGGCTTCTGTATGTAGTTATTAGGGGAGCTCTTAGGATACAGCTCCAAGACAAATTATATCTGCAAGCTAATTAAACCTTGTGGTGGTCTTAAAGTGAATCTAGACCACTTCCTATAAGATCTGGATGTAATTTGCTGTCCTTCTTCCAGCCAGTGTTTGACAATTATCAATATTTTTATAATCTTGACAGTCACCTCCATAGGTGTCATTTGAGGTTGTCCCATGCCATTTCCCCCATAGAATGTGACACATTAGATAATCTACTTCCATTATTCCCAGGGATCTTTGTCTAACTACTTGAGGGTATTATGCACCTGTGCTATCAACTTCTCCTTAGAGTTTGAAATAGAATGTTTCTATCTGTTGGTTCTTTTAAACTGCGCTGAGATTAGGGAGATAGACGCAGCAGCATAATCATGCCTTACTTGGAGAAGGTATGTCTTGTTACTTACTTCATGTATTCACAaccctctatttaaaaaaaaaaaatcctttacaaTATTATTTGTGCAAATATTAAGGTGAGCTCTGCAAACAAGTGATGGCTGCTTTTTAATAAGTCTTCTCTTGTGCTGTATTTCTGGAGGAAACATGGGGAGTTTTATAAGACCTATGTTGCAGCAATGGAACTGTAACTAAGCTATGTCTACGCTACTGCGGTAActcgacctacgctacgcaactccagctatgtgaataatgtagctggagtcagtgtaccttaggtcaagttactACGGGGTCTATGCCGCGagggggtcgatgggagaaactctcccgtcgacttaccttactcttcttgtcggGGTAGAGTATAGGGGTTGCCTGGAGGGCGATCTGCTGTCACTTTGGCGGGTCTTcattagacccgctaaatcaaccgccaGTGGATTGATTTCAGAGCGTCAATCCTGgatgtagtgtagacctgcctgtAGTAACACTACATCTCTGACACTAGTTTCCCTGTTACTATTTCAGGACATGGTCAACATCTTCTAAGCTAGGCATTTGAATAAAGACAACTTTATAGCCATAATAGTTAAATTGTTTTCATTAGCGCTAATTAATGCATCTTTATTTACTAGTTTAATATGTTGTTCTTTCAGAAAATGATAAAGGACACTACATTTCACCATTCCATGATATTCCAATATATCCAGTTGCTGGCAAGGTAATGTATGTGGCTATATTAAGCAGGTTCTTAGCTTCCCACTATGAGAACTTTCCTATTAGAAATCTCTTCCCTCCAGATACTATTGGTTTTTCCTTTCAGTGCATCTGTGTGGTAAATAACTGTAACATAAACTATGACATTAGTTGGCAGCTGGCTAAACAGTGCAACTGCAATTTCTCTAACTGAGCAAACTGGGTTAGGTGGAATCTTACATCATGCACTTTCTCTGCTGATAAGGGAAATTCAGTACAAACTTAGCCATAAAATGAATGATAAGGTCTTCTGTAATTTGGAACTAGTAAATAACTTCTGATGCCAAGCCACTGAGGCAACTAACTTTATTAACTGAGACATGTGAAATAACATTGTTACTCGTCTTATAAACTGGAAATGGTTGGTTTCATGGATGAGAGCTATGCAATGATTGGTTTCATGGATGAAAGCTATAAAAATTGTAAACTTTTCTAAGAATGCTAATGTAGAAGAATTTGAAAAGTGATGACTTGGGCCCTAATACCATGAACAGCTCCCCGTGAGCAGAATCCTTATGTAAAGCTCCACTGAAATTGTTGTATGTCTTCATTGCATCGTCCTGAAGTGCTTCTTAGTTCTGGGGCTAAATTCTTAGCTGCATTAGGGCTGCTTTGTGTCACTTTCCAAATGAAGATCTGTTGTAATTCCAGTTTAACCAGCTACTGAAGTAACCTCCCAGTGTATGTCGAGATCATCAGGTTACCCAGAGCCATTCCAGTAGCTCCTATAAAACTATCCTGCTCTGAGAGGAGTGTGGCTGGGGAATCCCTGCATTCTCTGTGATCCATGGGTGCCATAACAAGTCCTTAAGGTTGTTGGCAGCTCCTGCAACTTAAAATGGTGGTTCCAACTTGCTTTCAAGGTCTGGCCCAACTGCACCATTTTTGAATAGCAGCTCAGGATCTTGGGAATGATATGCTGTGTGGAAGGAATTTTTCATTGTGTGTacttctcccccacctccttccccctcccagggTTTTTACCACCTCTTTTGGTACTTTTGTCCAAACATAGTGCTAGTTCAGAATTGGCAAAGCTTGTGCTGTGGTGATGGGAGTAGTGTAAGACTCTCTTCCATTACATCTGGAGAACTGCTTCCTTTTTTAAAGCCTCTAAAGCCCCTTGAGCTGCTGTGGTACTTCCACTGACATCCATGGGAGTGCTGAATATGGGTCAAACTCTGTAGCAGAGTTGAAGGTTTTTCTGGACTCAGCATTTCAAAATGCTTTCTGACAAATTGTGAAATGGTATCAAGTTATGCAATGTCAGTATTTGATCAAGATGTTGGCTCCAAATACAAATCTGTGTCACAGGGAtgtctctttcctcctccctcctcagGTACTACTTCTAATCTCCTATTATGCAGAGTTATTTGTGGAGCTCAATCTTACAAAGAGGAGCTATAGATGGGAGTAGAGTTGTCTGTGCTGCCTTAATAACTACTTTTTgtagagagctggctggtcataTGCCATTTGCATTTCCACTTGCTACTAGTATTAAAATgtagagttttaaaaaatagacGAATTATCTGTTAAGATGTTGCACACGCTAAAATAAAAAGCTCAAATCTATGCACTAGTCTTTGGCACCCTCTGCATTCCTCCTTCCTTAGTCTAGAAAAGGCAGTTCTCCTGTTATTTCATTGGACCACAGCATATGCATATCAAAACCTCAAGTTTAATAAAGGGAAGCTGGGAAACTGCCATCCTGTGTGTGAATACAGCGAGTGAAAGCTACCCAACCTCTCCTTGGACTGTTGTTCTGCCCATGGGTTTCCTCTCCATGAAAATTTTCCTCTGACATGGTTTAAGGAAGTAGTGCACATTTGTAGGGAAAGGGTTAGCATGACTGAATTCTGAGGGTGGTAAGAGAAGAGGCAAGAGCCCAGAAGATCAGGTAGGTGCACGGTCCGCTAGCTAGCTCTTGCTTTTTACAGTAAACCCTCCTGGTAAAAATATCTTTTCTGACTTATCAGAATTATACCACTAAAGTAGATTTTGGAAGCATTTCATGTATTGACCGGGGTGTTATGGATATAAAGGGGAAGATGGGCTGAAACAAAAACTTCTAATTTTTCCAGTAGTGTGTGCAAGACCTCATATGAGCAGAACCAAGATACTTTCAAGACCAACTCCTATGTAGTGTGTAAGTTTATGTATAACTTGGGGAGGGTGTTAAGGGCAGCAGTTAGCTGGGTGGTAAGGAGAAGACACTTTCAAGTTTAAGGCCACTCACAAAGCACCATATGCCAAATGTGGTGGAGAGCAGTGTCTTCTTGCCCGTCAACTCGTACAAAACTTCCAACTTCCAAAAGCACGTTTCCGGAATGTAACTTAGACTAATAAAATACAACAAAAGTTATACTCTCATTCTCCCCAGTCTTTCTTGAACTGggtaaaaacaaaaattggagtggagggggtgggaaggtgtCTGGAGCAGTGCCTATCGGCTTCAGGATTTGGAGTATTACTGGTTAACTGCTAATCTCAGATTGGTAAACAAACAGCACACTACATCAGTATCTGTGGGGTGTGTGTACAAAAGTCATTGGGGAGAAACAAGTGTGATTAATATTGTATACAACTACACAATGCACTGTTGACTATGTTACTTTTCTTTGTATTGCATGGCTATCTCAGGGAACTTTCCTGGTTACTCTGCTGGTTCAGTAGCTGTTTTGTTAGGGAGTCCAGCTTAGGGCAAAAGGTTACGTTACTTTGTCTGGACACTGTCTCTAGCTCTTAATCCTGGTATTTTTAAGATCTTGAGAGGATTGTAAAGTATTTTTCAGTCTAAGATTTGAGATGTGCTAAACCTATCTGTACGTGGGCTCTTGTCCTCCTAGTATTCAAATGTGAAGTCACACTATCTTAATGTATTAATCATGCCTTCTAAACCATGTCAAACTCACCCACTTAATTTCCCAAATATGAACTAGCTTCTACATATACACAAGTTTCCTTATCTTGAATTTAGCTAATACCCTtcaacctcctctccctcccttcaaAAGTTAAGTTTATTTCCATACACTTAAGCACTGACTGAACAATCACACCTTACCTACTCTGTTCTGATCCACTGCATTTTTCACACTAATggatctttctctctccctccttagTAGAGCAATGCACAAACACTAATGGAGCTCCGAACCACAGAGAAGAGCCCCTAACATTGAAAGAGTAGGTGCAGTAAACTGAAACTGGAGAACATGTAACACTGATTGCAAACCATTAGTCATCCAACTTTGGTGAAATGCAGGTGCAAGGGATTTAGCATCTCTGATACAACTGTTAACCTGAGGATTAGATGAACCAACAGTTGATATGGAGCCAGAAGCtgcaggtactcagcactttgAGAAAAAATAAGCCCGTCTTAGTTGTGGGGGAggcctttttaaaaagcaaaaaaaaaaatacaaaaaagctcTGAGCTCTGGAGGAAGAAATGACTCTAGTATGGGACTTTCAGAAGAAGTACTCTGTGTTGGTCTAGCTCTCATCTCGGTGGAAGTTTCGTGCCAAGTCGCACCCATAGTCTCAGTACTACAAGAGACAGTTctatatagtagaacctcagagttacaaatggactggtcaaccacacacctcatttggaaccagaagtacgtaATCAGGCAGCAAGaaagactcccccccccccccccccaaaaaaaaaaaaagcaaatacagtactgtttaaactttttttttaaaggaaaagttttttaaaaagtctgtgcttgtttcatttaaattaagatggttaaatcagaatttttttctgcataATAGAAAGTTTCAAAACTATATTAAGTCaacattcagttgtaaacttttgaaagaacaaccataatgttttgttcagagttacgaacaatgTCCGTTTCCAacatgttcataactctgagattctactgtctTCCTGACAATCCTTGTACCTACTCCATTAAATGTGCCTGAGCTATAGATGGGCCATCTTTTTACACGGGGAGGGATGATTTTCAGAACATCTTGGAGATCTctggttgtgtgtgttttttttttttttttagtcagggTGGAGTTTGTATTTCTGCAATGTAGAATGCCTATCAGAAGCATTTTTTTCTTAGAACAGCCTCAATTATATTCACCctgcaaatgaaaaatgaaacCTTTTAGTGTCATGGATCTGCTTATGCTTTCTTTGGCCTCCATTTTGTTTCTCACTAGAAACTCACATGAGATACTTCTTGTTATATGTTtattaaacttaatttaaaacTGGTATTTCAGGATCTACTAGTGTCATGGAGTTATGTTGCTGAAAAGATGCGTGTTGCACCAACAGTGTAAAAAACCTATTGTCAGAATATAAAATAGCCTTAATGCTGGGCTTGCATGGAGGAGTAACTTTAGTCTGAATATTGAACACTTTACCGTTGACACTTAAAATCCTGCTGCTCAGTCAGTTATCAAGATACAACAAAACTATCTCACTTGGACACAGCAAAATGTGTTAGAACTTTAAATAACTTGCTGCTTTTGATTAGTTTGAGCTTCCATTTGGAATATGGGGATGTACTTCTCATTTCAGAGAGATTTTGCTGATCTGCTTCTTGCTTGTTTCAGAATGTGTTCAACATGGTTGTGGAAGTACCTCgatggacaaatgcaaagatgGAGGTAAGTGGAAGATAAAATCCATAACTGAAGGTCTGGCTGCTTCTAGTTCTTAAATTTCTGGCACTGCTGAATCTGTGTGGcttttttgaaaggaaaaaagtagTCTAATGTAGTACAACTTTGCTCTGGAACTTGGCTGTCTTCTGCTTGTTAACAGACCTAAATGTAAAACTTTGGTAACTAGCTTTATTATGTATTAATACTAAAGTAAGCAAAATATCATGAAACTTAAAAGCTCTGACCAGTGTTGATGTCTCAGTTTAGGTATAACAGTTGCAAAGCACATTTGGCTgtataaaaaaaattgcagagtATGGGCAGTtttatgaaaactttttaaatcaTAGTTCTACTGTAGTTAACTGCTAAATGAACTAGGAACACTGTAATAGTAGGCCAGTATCACTCCTATGTGAGGTGTAGCCTTCTTCAGTCCAAGACCCAGATGTTGGTGGAGCTTTAAGACTCTTGCTTGAAGCCCTAGATGCCTAGTGGAAGAGACCTCCTCCAGGAAAGGGATTAGTTTGGCCCATACTACTTGGGCACTGGAATGGCTGCAGGCTATATAAGCATAATTTAAGAAGGATGGGTTTGGGTATTAAGAGTAATTGTATATTTTGGAGGGCTTCCACATTCCAGCTTATCTGAATACCTCCCTTGGGAGTAGCCTTTCCTTTACCTCTGGCCCCTGACTAGTTGGATCACTGAGGGAGAGCCTGTATCCTAATAGCTACAGTCTGTAATGTATCTTAATCGCCAAGTAAGGGGCTCATTCCAAATAGGACTGGTTTGGATACCATTTTAAGCAACTCTTCCAGAGGCAAATTTTACCCATGGTGTCaatagtatttatttttactggAGAACCCAGGCCAAGACTttccatgaaaaagaaaaaaagcctctGGGCATATTTTGGCATTTGCCTGTGTGGCCAGACTTTCAAAGGTACTGAGTCTAACAGCTTTTGTTAACCTATCAGCTCCCCTCAAAGTCTTCAGATTAGATTCAGATTCCTAATTTTGAACATCTGGGGTCCGGGTGACTAAATGGTCGTTGTTTCAGTTAGGTAAAAAATGTGCAGGTAACTGCATTTGTCTGTTTCAGATTGCAACAAAGGATCCTCTAAACCCAATTAAACAAGATGTGAAGAAAGGACAGCTGCGTTACGTTGCTAATGTATTTCCCCACAAGGGCTATATCTGGAATTACGGTGCTATCCCACAGGTATTGCTTTGTACATATATCTTACCTTTTTCTTGCGGTGGAAACTAGATATTAGCCACACAAACACCATCCTGAACatatttatgtttttttttaaaaaatgtgaatgcTACCATGCTAACAAAACACCAGGCTGAATCTATTCAGACTGAAACTGAAATAGAAAATGCTTATGAGGGGAAATATGTAGTCAGTAGTGACAGTGACAGAAATCTCAAGAGGAAGGTAAGTAAGCAAGTCATGTTGTAAACAAGCTAACAAAAATATAAACTTGCAGTAAAATACCAATGTAGAATAAAACTGGCTTTATACCAGTAATAAAATGCCAGCTGTTAAGCTACAATGACCCCTACCACCTATCAATTCAGTTGAACAGCAGTCTTCAGAAATTAGTAGTAGGTGGATAGTCTTCACTGAAGAATGTTGCTATATAAGAAGAATGTTTTAGGCATTTGGTAAGTGCTCTCTGATAGGAGTGATTCTGTGCCCATGTAAGTTTCAGACCCCTGGTGCTTCATCTAATGGTCTGACTTGGATTTCCCAGACAAATTCTTCTTAAAAGCAGCCTGTCAGGAGACCCTACATTCAGTTGTGTACAGACAGTGAAAAATCACGAGGAGAGTCATTAATGTATACATAACTTGAAAATGCTTTAGGATCCTATGGCTAAATATACTAAAATCACCTTAGATAAGATACAGTTTTAATACTTGCATTCTGCTGGGCTTCACATCTGTAATTTGAACAGTCCTGGCCTTTTCTAGAAATAGACTTTCTATCTCGTATAAATAAAAGCTAGGTTTTTAGTTAATGTTGTAGCTAACAAAACACATTGTATGACAACCTGTACAGAATGGATCTCTTCCATACCCTTCTCTGAACTTTGTTCACACACTGCCCTTAAATTCAGTCAAACTGTCCACCACCAAAGATGGACAGAtttggctgcctgcctgccagcatAAATATGTAAATAATGCTGCTACAAGTTCCTTATTGTAAAAGGACTATCTTAACGCTaatcttgttttgtcttttaattatCCTGCTAACTTTCTGTATCCTCCCCTCTGACCTAGGAGAAAGTGAGGTCAGTTCTGATAACGAGAAGTAGTTGAAAAGAACAGTCAGAGGAAGTGAGCATGCAGCTTATCCTGATCTAGAAATCCCAAATGGAAATGGACAAAGTAAACAGGCTGtgtaaacaaatgtaaaaagtGAACACTTCCTAACCAGCAATCAAAACTGACTTTCTTCCTGCTGAAACCCAATGGAGAAACATTCCATCTTAATTAAGCTTCTTCACTAGAAAACTGCTGCCTGCATGAAAAACTCAGAGCCATCCATTCATGTACATTTTGAATCTCTGGGGCTCTCATCTAGTTTAAAAATCTCTTTCTCATACGTAGACATGGGAGAATCCAGGACATAAAGATGAAAATACTGGCTACTATGGAGATAATGATCCAATTGATGTGTGTGAAATTGGAAGCAAGGTAATGTGCTGTCTTACAAAGGATGTTTATTTCTTAGAACTGTAATCCGTTAATTAACTGACTTCAGAGACCACCTAACTTCTGGGTCTTTTAATAAGAACTTGGCTTCTCTTAATGCTGCCATGGAGACTTCTGGTGCTGAAATGTAATGAATCTTAATTCCCCAAATTCATGTCAAAGTTCAAGTTAATGGCTACCCAGTGGTGTGATTTACATTAGTTTCCAGCCATTCAGTCTTCTGTATTGATCCTCTTACTGAACTTGTTTTGAATGTTAACTTTTTACTGAATTGTAATTCGTCTTATGTTGCACATCCCATAGAACATTGgtagaaataattaataaattttatttaattagaTATGCTCAAGAGGAGAAGTAATTAAAGTGAAAGTTCTGGGCACACTAGCGCTGATTGATGAGGGGGAGACAGACTGGAAAGTAATAGCAATCAATATTGAAGACCCTGAAGCAGCCAGCTATAACAGTAAGTAGCACAGGAGGAAGGCATTGTTTTGGCCTTTTACTTACCCAACTGGGGGTTTTGAACAGAATGTTCCTTCATGCTggaaaaatctgcatttaaaatCCCTAGAGCTAGATTTTAGCCAGCTTCTGCACAGGGCCTTGGCAGAGCAAGGTGAACACAACCCCCTTTTTCACTCCCATCCTGCTTCCTGTGCCAAGGGATCTACATATTCCTAGAAGTGGTGCTGGCCTAAGCCGCAGAAGGGTGTACTAGTTCAGCACAATCCTTTAGCACTTCTGCTGGTAGAGGTCGCTTGGAAGCTTCCAGTGGGAGCTGGTTACCTTTGTGCAGCCAAAACCCTGAGGGAAGGTGATAGTGGAAACTCCACTGAGGGTGAATTGCATACACAGCACTCATAAGATTTTGCTGGCGCAGGCACAAGGCACAATTTGCACCTCTGAGCAACAGCTGGCTTGATCGGGTCCATGCAGCTAAATGAGCACATGGTGTCTGACAAAACACACCTAAGTTCTCCACTCAAGTTTCTCCTGACTAAAGGTCAAAATTccttctgccccttctcccctgaAAATCAGAAAAGATTCCAGTAAAATAACTTGGGCTAATCCGACCTATTAAAGGTTATCAATAACCTATCTTTGAAAAATAACTCTTCTATGCTTTGGACAGTTGGATATACTCTGAGGATCAACCAGCCTCAAATCTGACTACTTCTTGCCGTCTCAAATTAACTTGTTTCTTGTCTTTTTGACATAAACTTGGGCAGGGAGGTAAATCTTGTTCTTAGATATCTAAAATCCACCCTCTGTCTTAAAAATTGACTTATAGTACATTAGCCAAACTTGTCCCTAACAAATGACTTCTCATGAGAGCTAGGCATGCACTCTTTAGGAGATGTTTCAGGTGTTGTACTGTAGCCAACAATCATAATGCTTATCTTCCTCAGTAGTGCGAGACTCCAAGGTGGTCTGGACAAAAGTATATTATACGCATAGTACAGACTAGTTTAAGACTGCACCTATTTGCATGATAaagaagaggttttttttgttttttttccccctgctgttagATATTGATGATGTCAGAAAGATAAAACCTGGATACCTAGAAGCTACAGTGGACTGGTTTAGAAGGTACAAGATACCTGATGGGAAGCCAGAAAACCAGTTTGCATTTAATGGAGAATTTAAAGACAAGGTAATGTAACCACCTCTTCATTATTGTAAATCTGTAAAACCAATCTGATTGTCCAAAAAACACATTACAGTTGAGGAACAATAGTCTGTACATTAAGCGTGAGGCACATATTGCATACTTAAatgttagttttcagagtagcagccgtgttagtctgtattcgcaaaaacaaaaggagtacttgtggcatcttagagactaacaaatttatttgagcataagctttcgtgagctacagctcacttcatcggatgcattctaagatgccacaagtactccttttgttttaaatgttagtGTGACTGCAAAACTGAAGTTTCACTTGAAAACCTAGGCCACTTGACTAAGCTTTATTTTATCTACTGTAATAGAAATCACTGATTTATTCCTCTTCTAGCTCTCCCCAACCCCATCTTTATTTTGCTTGCTAGCAGAAACACTAAGGGTTACATCCTCAGGTGCAATGCAGCTGTTGAACACCCCCAGCTGTTGGAAACCACACAAAATAGGTGTATCCCGCTACAGGAAGATCACTCCAGAATACAGGATCTTCTGGCATAGAACCAGCACAGTAACTCCAATGATTTTCTGTTGACATGTGGAGCTTAGCCAGAACAAAGGGGGCATGACTGGTGCTTCCCTTTATCTCACTgatctttccccccacccccaatcttgGCCTGTTAGAGCCTCCTAGCAGGTGACAAAAGCACACAGGTAGCCCATGAAGACTAGGTGGTGCGCTTGTGTACACAGCCTTCTCCTTCAGACGTGTTGTCCTAATTTGCTATAACCAAGGAGCTGATTTACCTCTTCTAAGTTACTGTACATATATTCTGAAATTCTCACCGATTTCCTCAGGGAGTAAGGGTTTTGTTTTGATGGCATCCCTTTCTTTCCAATTATTTATAACTAGCGaaacaagaatttaaaaaaaaatcttttaaccaTATTCACTAAGCATTTCACTTGGCTGTGACTATAACCATTACATTACTAGTTTCACTTTCTGGATCATATGCTAGAAAAGGATTCTTGTGTGTGTCAGGCTACACAACTCTAAAAAGTATTTTGAATTTAAATGTGTAAAAGAAAGTGTTAACACAATTTTTGCCTAAAATTAATTGGAAATGTCCCCTTCCTTTAAATATTCAGAAAATAGTTCCAAAAACTGATCAGTGTCACGGCTAGTCTACATAGCtattattcttttttttcctgtcGCACCCATTCTGTTAGATACAAAGTACTGGAACACCTAAGAGTTTGCTT
The sequence above is drawn from the Natator depressus isolate rNatDep1 chromosome 7, rNatDep2.hap1, whole genome shotgun sequence genome and encodes:
- the PPA1 gene encoding inorganic pyrophosphatase isoform X2, translating into MASYSLEERATLNSLEYRLFFKNDKGHYISPFHDIPIYPVAGKNVFNMVVEVPRWTNAKMEIATKDPLNPIKQDVKKGQLRYVANVFPHKGYIWNYGAIPQTWENPGHKDENTGYYGDNDPIDVCEIGSKICSRGEVIKVKVLGTLALIDEGETDWKVIAINIEDPEAASYNNIDDVRKIKPGYLEATVDWFRRYKIPDGKPENQFAFNGEFKDKDFAINIIKSTHEHWTALISKKTDGGEINCANTTVSDSAFCISQESAKATVEAVPPCGTPNTIPPEDCLTSGVVGS
- the PPA1 gene encoding inorganic pyrophosphatase isoform X1 — protein: MASYSLEERATLNSLEYRLFFKNDKGHYISPFHDIPIYPVAGKNVFNMVVEVPRWTNAKMEIATKDPLNPIKQDVKKGQLRYVANVFPHKGYIWNYGAIPQTWENPGHKDENTGYYGDNDPIDVCEIGSKICSRGEVIKVKVLGTLALIDEGETDWKVIAINIEDPEAASYNNIDDVRKIKPGYLEATVDWFRRYKIPDGKPENQFAFNGEFKDKDFAINIIKSTHEHWTALISKKTDGGEINCANTTVSDSAFCISQESAKATVEAVPPCGTPNTIPPEVDKWFYYQKN
- the PPA1 gene encoding inorganic pyrophosphatase isoform X3 — protein: MEENDKGHYISPFHDIPIYPVAGKNVFNMVVEVPRWTNAKMEIATKDPLNPIKQDVKKGQLRYVANVFPHKGYIWNYGAIPQTWENPGHKDENTGYYGDNDPIDVCEIGSKICSRGEVIKVKVLGTLALIDEGETDWKVIAINIEDPEAASYNNIDDVRKIKPGYLEATVDWFRRYKIPDGKPENQFAFNGEFKDKDFAINIIKSTHEHWTALISKKTDGGEINCANTTVSDSAFCISQESAKATVEAVPPCGTPNTIPPEVDKWFYYQKN
- the PPA1 gene encoding inorganic pyrophosphatase isoform X4 — protein: MVVEVPRWTNAKMEIATKDPLNPIKQDVKKGQLRYVANVFPHKGYIWNYGAIPQTWENPGHKDENTGYYGDNDPIDVCEIGSKICSRGEVIKVKVLGTLALIDEGETDWKVIAINIEDPEAASYNNIDDVRKIKPGYLEATVDWFRRYKIPDGKPENQFAFNGEFKDKDFAINIIKSTHEHWTALISKKTDGGEINCANTTVSDSAFCISQESAKATVEAVPPCGTPNTIPPEVDKWFYYQKN